The sequence ATTTTACACAGACGAGCGGATGCTCACTCCCGGGACCCAGGTTTAAAAGCGAGAGGAGACCCAGTCACTAGTATGGCTCGACCGGGAGAACACGCCGCCGAAGCCCGTGGCCGGGCCGACGACGCCCTAGAGATGGCTCTGGCGGATCGCGCGAACGATCCCCAGTGCGAGGCGTGTACCAGTCCGGCGGACTTCTTCCTCTACGAACCCGAACGCGTGGCGGCGTTCGTCTGCTGGGAGCACGTCAGCCCGGTCTCGGCCGTCGTATCGGAGGCGGAACCGATCGACAGGCCGCTCGCCGTCCCGCTCACCGAGGAGTTCGCCTGAGGCCATACCCCACAGACCATCGGCCAGCCGTCCGGGTCCAAGAAGTGCAGAGTCGGGAGCGTCAGGGACGAAGCGATTCGACGAGTTCCTCGGCGACGACGTCGGTCCCCAGGAGGTCGGGGTCGACCGCCAGGTCGAGTTGGCCGCGGACGAACTCGGGCACCGATTGCGGCGTGTAAAAGACGATGCGGACGTCTGGGTTGCGGTCCTTCGCGACGGGGACAGCGGTGGCCTCGTCGGCGTCGGTGATGACGAGGAGGTCAGCGTCCGCGAGACCCGCGTCGTCGAGTGACTCGCCAGTCGCGAGTCCGTCGACGCGACGCGTGTCGACACCCTGGTCCGCGAGCGCCGTCTCGATGCCGCGGTCCGGGCCGACGATGAGTGCCTTCATGAGGGTGACTGGGAGGTGGGCAGATATGAATGTGGCGAGTGTAACCGTCGAGGCGTTGCGAGAGACGCCGGAACAACAGGCTCGTCTGATGGGCTTCGTCCCGGTTAGAGACGCTTTCCTCGACGAGCGGGACTGATGGAATCAGCCCCCTGGCACGCAGGCCTGGACGAGTTCGTCACCCAGCATAGTAGCTAACCTAAAAGGTCCTCGGACGGCAAGGAGAAACTATTCGATGACCTCATCCGACAGCGAAGCGGAGCGGGGAGACCCTGACGAACCGAACGATTTCGAGGGCGACCAGGACTCGTGTGACGTGCTGTGGGCGTTTCAGTCGATTTACGACGTGACTACGGACTCGACCCTCTCGTTCGAAGAGAAAATCGATCGGTTGCTGACGATCGGCGTCGATGCCATCGGACTACCGTACGGATTTCTCTCCCGGATTGCCGTCGACGACACGAAGGCTGAAGAGGGTGTCCAGGAGATTTACCGATCGCACGGTGATCACGAACTGCTACAACCTGGCGAATCGGCCCCGCTTTCGGAAGCGTACTGTCGAAAGACCATACAGTCGGACGGGCTTTTGGCGATCCGAGACGCCGTCGAGGAAGGGTGGGAGGGTGATCCGGCCTACGAAACGTTCGATCTGGGAAGCTATATCGGCGGACGAGTCGACGTCAATGATGAACTCTATGGGACCTTTTGTTTCGCCGCGACGGAACCGAAAGAGCGCACGTTCACCGACGCAGAGCGGACCTTGGTACAGATCCTCTCGAAGTGGGCGAGTTACGAACTCGAGCAGGAACGGGCGAAACGAAACCTCGAAACCCAACGTGACGAACTCGAAAATGCCCAGGAACAACTTCGGCAGGTCATCGACCTCGTCCCCGACCTGATCTTCGCGAAAAACCGCGATGGGCAGTATCTATTGGCGAACGAAGCGACGGCAAACGCCTATGGGCGGACTCCCGAGGAGGTCGAAGGGTCGACCGAGGCCGACCTGATACCGGATCGCAGTCAGTCCGAAGAGTTCCGGGAAGACGACATCGCGGTGATCGAATCCGGCGAGCCGAAATTCATTCCAGAAGAGGAGTTGACGACCGCCGATGGGGAGACCCGGATCCTTGAGACGACAAAGATACCGTTCGAGGTTGCGGGCAGCGGCGAGGATGCGGTCCTCGGATACGCCCGCGATATAACCGACCTGAAAGAATACGAGCGAGAACTCGAAAACCAGCGGGACGACCTCGAAGTGTTGAGCCAGGTCGTGCGCCACGACATTCGCAACGACCTCCAACTCGTGCTTGCGTACACGGAGATGCTCAAGTCCTCTGTCGACGAGGAGGGCGAGCGGTATGTCGAACAGGTCCTCGAAGCCGCCCGCGACGCCGTCGATATCACCACGACGGCACGGGAGGTCGCCGATATCATGCTCCAGTCCGAGGTCACAAAGCAGCCCAAGCAGCTCCGCCACGAGCTCGAAGAGGCCATCAACAGCGTCCGAGAGAGCAATCACCACGGCCTGATCACGGTTGACGGACCGCTACCGAACGTGGCGGTTCTGGCTGACGATATGCTAGAGTCCGTCTTTCGAAACTTGCTGAAAAACGCGATCATCCACAACGATAAGGAGATCCCCGAAGTGACCGTCGGTGCGACCAAAACGGAGGACACGGTGGTCGTGACCGTCGCGGATAACGGCCCCGGCATCCCCGACGACCGCAAAGAAAGTATCTTCGAGGAAGGAGAGATGGGATTGGAAAGCGACGGGACGGGGATCGGACTCTATCTGGTCGACAAACTCGTCGACCGCTACGGCGGTACGGTAACAGTCGAAGACAACGATCCCGTCGGTGCCGTCTTCGTCGTCGAGTTACCCATTGCCAAGTGAGATCGGCTCGTTCGAAATGCATCCCCTCTCACTCCCTCCCGTGCGCAACCGTGCGATTCGAGGCGCTGGACACGTCACCGAGAGGCGACGCTCGTGCGACCGGAGTACGTCGGATCGGCGATTCGGTACCATTGAAAGTCCACCTCGTCGGGGTTCCGACTGAAGACGTCCACGGAAGCGAACTGAGAGGTGGCGAACAGCTCGATCGCGCCCTGACGGCGGGCCTCGCTCTCCGAGATGAACGTAAGTTCGCCCTCGACGACGACGCTGGTCCATCGGTCCGGACGTTGGTAGTCGGTGACCACGAGCGAGACCGGGGCGCCCTCGTTCACGCGGTCGCGTTTCTCGCTGCCCTCGAAGAGACCGAACTGCACGTACACCCTTCGCTCTGTCGAGTCGAAGCCGTACGACATCGGGATCGCATACGGGCGCTCGCCTCCAAACGCGAGAGTCCCCAGTCCGTTCACTTCGAGAAACGCGTCGATCTCGTCGTCGGCCATCTGCCCTGCCGAGACGTCCGTAGTGGTGTCCGCGAACTCGTCCGTTAGCTCGCCGGCGGGGGCGTCACCGGGTTCCTCGTGGTCCACCTCGGCCGCGGCCGATGACTCCGGCTCCAGTGGCGAGTCGCCGGGTTCGACGGTCTGGGAAAAAAGCGACTGGAACGACGAGAGGGTGCGATCGTCGGTCGTCCCATCCCGAAGGTGCATATGGACCCGCGCCCCCGCACCCTGAAGGGTTGCGAGTATCGTGTTCAAAAAGCGGTAGAGGAGCTCGGCGTCGTGATAGGGAAGCAGCGACTCGATCCCGCGGAGACAGATCCTGACGTCCTCATCGGTCCGCTCCCAGCGCTGAAGGAGTTTGGAGAATGCGATGGAGATGCCGGTAAGATCCTCTGGGCTGACCCGGAAGCCGTACAACGTGGTCTCTCGGCCGACCTCGGAGAGCTCCGTGTCCCGCTCGCTCTGGGGAGTGAGCATGATGACCGCCGCCTCAGAGGGGTCGGCCGCCTGCTCCAGATGGTCGTTCATGGCCGCCTGCAGGGAGTCGAACGCGTGGGTGGAGGTAACCTGCACGACGCGATAGGGACCCTCGTCGCCGTCGAAGACGCGGGTGCAGATCGAAGAGTCGAGGCGATCGGATTCGAGATAGAGCGTCGGCCCGGCCGGGGCGTCCTCGCGATTGGGCGCGCCTGTCATGGTGGGGTAATTCGTCCGACGACCATAGGGGTTTGGTCGGGCGTGGGTCCGGCACAGGCAAGTGAATCCTCGATTCGACGTGGACAGGGCCATCGTGAATCGGGGCCAAAAATCACAGTAGAAGACAGTGATTGAGGTATTTCCGGATCTCGATTCCTAGGGAGTGCCTCAATGGTCTGGAAAATTCATGCGTGCTGAAAAGAAAGCGCATATCGGTCACAAGACAATTGTTTCTATCTCGTCAACCGCAGCAAAATCAGGGTCCCCAGAATAGAGCACCTCACAGTCGTCGTGGACGACAGCAGTTGCGGCGTGTATCGCATCAGCGTATGATAGTTCCCGTTCACCAGGTTCGTAGTACTTGAAGCGAAGGTCGGCAGCGTACGCCGCAATGTCGTCGATTAGCGGCATACTCTCGATATGCTGGAAATCTCGAATCGCACGAACCGTTTCTTTCGCGGTTTCTCGATCTTCGACGATACGGACTCGATACGAGACTTCAGCGATGACCGTCGGCGCTATGAGTCCGCCTTCCCCAGCAGTATTCGCCCGTTCGATGAGCAATTTGGCTTCGTTTTCGTTGTCGCCACTGAAGACAAATTCGAGCCACACCCACGAATCGAGAAAGATCACGTATCGTCTCCATCGAGATGTGAACTCCACGCAGTTTTCGATTCTCGCTGCATTTTCTCGATGTCGATGTCCTTTTCGGCCAGTTTTTCTTTGACACTATGAAGTCGCTGTAGGGCAGGTTCCTTCGGTTGAACCCGAATTGTTCCGTCCTCTTCGATGATGAACTCGATTTCCGTCCCCTCGGTAAGTCCGAGTTCGTCCCGGATCCGTTTTGGGATGGTAACTTGCCCTTTGCTCGTGATCGTTGCGTTGTCTGTGACCGACATTCCTTACTTCATCTATAACCTCCTTACTATTGAAATTGTGCATTACTTTCGCGCCACGGGACAGGCCATCTGCTGCAGCGATGCACTGAGCACACGGGTTCCAAACCCGACAGTCACGCTTGCCTATGCTGTACGGAAGGGCGACGTTCATCACTCGTTTTTGGTTAGTGTTCGAATGGCTACAATAGAGCCGTGATGCATACAAGGCGCGAATGCAGCAGTGAAAGCAACTCATTATAAGTGACCTGGGCTACCAGGCCCCATGTATTCACGTGCTACCGGTGTACTCATCACGAGTGCCAATGGGGTGCACTCATGATAGTGCCTGGGGAGGGCACTCATTTCCCATGATACGCGGCCGATATCGATAGCTATCGACACGAAGTCGTTGCACACCCGGTAGACTACCAGTCACTATCGCCGGTGAACGTATCCCGCGGCGGGCTACTCATTCTCGTTCTGCTTCGCTAATTCAGTGATATGGATTTCCCAGTCGGGCATCGATGCCCCGTTGCGTACGACCCATGACCCACGTGGATCAGTCTCATTTTCGCACGCGCTGACGACCAGTCCTTGGAGCGCTTTTTTGAAGTCTTCTTCCGTGGCGATCGCGTCACCGTCAGGGGCGGTTGTATCGTTCGTCATGATGGGAGTAGGGGGTGCGGAATCGAACACAGAACGGGAATGGATATGGTTGGTCAACGAAATCGATAGATTTCGGTTCTTTCCCTGGTGTTCCAGCTCTCTGAGTGAATTCCTATGGATATATAGACGACCTGGATGGATAGTTCTATCGAAGAACCTGGTATGCCAGGTGTGATTGCCGATTTGGGCGCCTCCAAGCCTTTAACCCACAATGTCACATAGATTCTCAAATGAGTGTTATCGCCGAATTATCACTACCGGCCGACGAGTTTCACTTAGGTCGGATCTTACGGGTGCAGGAAGGTACCCGAGTGATGTTGGAGTCGATCGTTCCAGTGGGGGACAAGTCGGTACCGTTCGTTCGTGTCTTCGAGGGACGTGACTCGTTCGAATCCGCCGTCAGTGAAGACTCAGCAGTCGAGGAAATCCGATTGATTTCGGAACACGATGAGGAACTCCTGTACGCTCTGGATTGGGATATCACTCACGATGACTTCTTCGAGGGCGTCATCAAATACGATGGAACGGTAATGGCTGCTACCGGCAGCGAAACCAGGTGGGGATTCGAATTGCGGTTCGAAGAACATGAGGAACTGTCTGATTTTATGGAATTTTGTAAGGGTAATGGATTGAACGTCTCGGTGGACAGATTATACAATCCAACGAAGCCAGATGCTGGCCCCTGGTACGGTCTCACTTCAGCACAGCGCACGGCCCTGACTCGAGCGGTCGAGGCGGGCTACTACTCGATTCCACGGCAGGCATCGACGAACGACCTGGCGGCCGAGTTCGGGGTGACGGACCAAGCCGTGACCGAGCGGCTTCGCCGGGGGATTCAGAACCTCGTCTCTAGCACGCTCCACCTCTCTGAGGAAGGAGAGGAGGCTGAAACGGCCGAACAACGGCCATGAGGAGTCGGAGCTGTCACCCCCCACCCGGGCCATGAATCAGGGCGGGCCATACATCATACTTGGTTGACCAAG is a genomic window of Halanaeroarchaeum sulfurireducens containing:
- a CDS encoding DUF7126 family protein, with the translated sequence MKALIVGPDRGIETALADQGVDTRRVDGLATGESLDDAGLADADLLVITDADEATAVPVAKDRNPDVRIVFYTPQSVPEFVRGQLDLAVDPDLLGTDVVAEELVESLRP
- a CDS encoding helix-turn-helix domain-containing protein; protein product: MSVIAELSLPADEFHLGRILRVQEGTRVMLESIVPVGDKSVPFVRVFEGRDSFESAVSEDSAVEEIRLISEHDEELLYALDWDITHDDFFEGVIKYDGTVMAATGSETRWGFELRFEEHEELSDFMEFCKGNGLNVSVDRLYNPTKPDAGPWYGLTSAQRTALTRAVEAGYYSIPRQASTNDLAAEFGVTDQAVTERLRRGIQNLVSSTLHLSEEGEEAETAEQRP
- a CDS encoding AbrB/MazE/SpoVT family DNA-binding domain-containing protein, yielding MSVTDNATITSKGQVTIPKRIRDELGLTEGTEIEFIIEEDGTIRVQPKEPALQRLHSVKEKLAEKDIDIEKMQRESKTAWSSHLDGDDT
- a CDS encoding type II toxin-antitoxin system VapC family toxin; this encodes MIFLDSWVWLEFVFSGDNENEAKLLIERANTAGEGGLIAPTVIAEVSYRVRIVEDRETAKETVRAIRDFQHIESMPLIDDIAAYAADLRFKYYEPGERELSYADAIHAATAVVHDDCEVLYSGDPDFAAVDEIETIVL
- a CDS encoding pyridoxamine 5'-phosphate oxidase family protein; the protein is MTGAPNREDAPAGPTLYLESDRLDSSICTRVFDGDEGPYRVVQVTSTHAFDSLQAAMNDHLEQAADPSEAAVIMLTPQSERDTELSEVGRETTLYGFRVSPEDLTGISIAFSKLLQRWERTDEDVRICLRGIESLLPYHDAELLYRFLNTILATLQGAGARVHMHLRDGTTDDRTLSSFQSLFSQTVEPGDSPLEPESSAAAEVDHEEPGDAPAGELTDEFADTTTDVSAGQMADDEIDAFLEVNGLGTLAFGGERPYAIPMSYGFDSTERRVYVQFGLFEGSEKRDRVNEGAPVSLVVTDYQRPDRWTSVVVEGELTFISESEARRQGAIELFATSQFASVDVFSRNPDEVDFQWYRIADPTYSGRTSVASR